In Hahella sp. KA22, one genomic interval encodes:
- a CDS encoding FAD-binding oxidoreductase produces MQELDTDITVLGGGIVGVCCALSLQQAGMKVSLIDGRGVGEGCSRGNAGHFATEQILPLATPGLLWKIPGMLMDPLGPVAIRWSYLPHIAPWLLRFMLNTREASYNRSGKALQALNAASLPAWRRLLAGTGEESQIRVNGSLLTFERNASFQSYQTTLDTLRTRGVKTQVLNGAQARDLEPGLGSTIKHGVFFPETGHTANPYHLTRTLGALFQTRGGTLLNRMVNSATPTTDGVLLHCDGDRIRVPKLVLAAGAWSKPLVKQLTGKSIPLDTERGYHLMLRNAGASLSIPVTSAERRFIMTPMSEGLRLAGTVEFGGLKQPANMRRATMLATHARALLPGLDDAQGETWMGFRPSLPDSLPVIDRVGERRQIILAFGHQHLGLTQAALTGELVRQLATDQTPTVDIQSLRLSRF; encoded by the coding sequence ATGCAAGAGCTGGACACGGACATCACAGTACTGGGAGGCGGCATTGTCGGGGTTTGTTGCGCCCTGTCGCTGCAGCAAGCGGGCATGAAGGTCAGCCTGATTGACGGTCGAGGGGTCGGCGAAGGCTGTTCCCGGGGCAATGCAGGCCATTTCGCTACAGAGCAGATACTGCCTTTGGCCACGCCAGGTCTATTGTGGAAGATTCCCGGCATGCTGATGGACCCACTGGGACCGGTGGCGATTCGCTGGTCTTATCTCCCTCATATCGCCCCCTGGTTGCTCCGCTTCATGCTCAATACTCGCGAAGCCTCCTACAACCGCAGCGGTAAGGCGTTACAAGCCTTGAACGCCGCCTCCCTGCCCGCCTGGCGTCGCCTGTTGGCGGGTACCGGCGAGGAAAGCCAGATCCGGGTCAATGGCTCCTTGCTGACCTTCGAACGCAACGCCAGTTTTCAAAGCTATCAGACTACGCTGGACACGCTGCGCACTCGCGGCGTCAAAACCCAGGTTCTTAATGGCGCTCAGGCGCGAGATCTGGAGCCCGGATTGGGATCTACAATCAAACATGGCGTGTTTTTTCCGGAAACAGGCCATACCGCCAACCCATACCATCTCACCCGCACCCTGGGAGCGCTATTCCAAACCCGAGGCGGAACGCTGCTAAACAGAATGGTAAATAGCGCCACGCCAACGACGGATGGCGTACTGCTGCATTGCGACGGCGACCGGATTCGGGTTCCCAAGCTGGTGCTGGCGGCAGGCGCCTGGTCCAAACCGCTGGTGAAGCAACTCACCGGTAAGTCGATTCCTTTGGATACGGAGCGCGGCTATCACCTGATGTTGCGCAACGCCGGAGCCTCCCTGTCGATTCCGGTCACCTCCGCTGAGCGGCGTTTCATTATGACCCCCATGAGCGAAGGATTGCGTCTTGCCGGCACAGTCGAATTTGGCGGTTTGAAACAGCCCGCCAACATGCGCAGAGCGACCATGCTCGCCACCCACGCCCGTGCGCTACTGCCTGGTTTGGACGACGCCCAGGGCGAGACCTGGATGGGGTTCCGTCCCTCTCTGCCCGACTCACTGCCAGTCATTGACCGCGTGGGCGAGCGACGCCAAATCATACTCGCCTTCGGGCATCAGCATCTGGGGCTGACTCAGGCCGCGCTGACCGGTGAACTGGTGCGTCAGTTAGCGACGGATCAGACGCCGACTGTGGATATACAGTCTTTGCGCCTGAGCCGCTTTTGA